The following coding sequences lie in one Bacteroidota bacterium genomic window:
- a CDS encoding DUF393 domain-containing protein, whose translation MMSELPDPLLLIDGECSLCNASVRLILRLEARPVIYFAALDSEKGRKLLRNLSADTALPDSVILIDSGGLHVKSRALARIGKHAGGWLAPLRLLNLFPRSWADGMYDFVARRRIRWFGRTSYCAQVKASQRHRFIDL comes from the coding sequence ATGATGTCTGAACTGCCAGATCCGCTTTTGCTGATAGATGGTGAGTGTAGCCTTTGCAATGCATCGGTTCGACTCATATTAAGGCTCGAAGCCCGGCCCGTCATTTATTTTGCTGCGCTGGATTCGGAGAAGGGACGCAAACTGCTGCGAAATCTGTCTGCCGATACAGCGCTGCCCGACAGTGTTATTTTGATTGATTCCGGTGGATTGCACGTAAAGAGCAGGGCTTTGGCGAGGATTGGCAAACACGCTGGAGGCTGGCTTGCGCCGCTCAGGCTTTTGAATTTGTTTCCGCGCTCATGGGCCGATGGGATGTACGATTTTGTGGCGCGAAGGCGGATACGGTGGTTTGGCCGGACAAGCTATTGCGCGCAGGTGAAAGCCTCGCAAAGACACCGGTTTATTGACTTGTAG
- the nusA gene encoding transcription termination/antitermination protein NusA, with protein MDTINLVESFSEFKEFKNIDRERLMRIIEDVFRSVIIKKYGSDENFDIIVNVDKGDLEIIHNRVIVEDGEVEDPARQIALSEAIKIEPDFEVGEEVSESISISAFGRREILNIRQALVSKVMEYEKDNVYQKYKDKVGEIIVGEVYQIWRREIMVLDDEGIELMLPKSEQIPSDFYRKGDTIRAVVLKVEMKNNTPHIILSRTSEIFLQRLIEAEVPEVYDGLITIRRIVREPGQRAKVAVESYDDRIDPVGACVGMKGSRIHGIVKELRNENIDVINYTTNPSLFIARALSPAKITSIHIDEENKRAEVFMRPDQVSLAIGKGGYNIKLAGKLTGYEIDVYRDSDIDTEDVDLQEFNDEIDQWIIDQLKAIGCDTAKSVLQLSPQELEQRTDLEIETIHEVIRILKAEFE; from the coding sequence ATGGACACCATCAACCTAGTAGAAAGCTTTTCGGAGTTTAAAGAGTTCAAAAACATCGACCGCGAGCGTCTGATGCGCATCATCGAAGATGTGTTCCGCTCGGTGATCATCAAAAAATACGGCTCCGACGAAAACTTCGACATCATCGTGAATGTGGACAAGGGCGACCTTGAAATCATCCACAACCGCGTGATTGTGGAAGATGGAGAGGTGGAAGATCCTGCACGTCAGATTGCCCTTTCGGAAGCCATCAAGATTGAACCCGATTTTGAGGTGGGCGAAGAGGTGTCGGAATCCATCAGCATCAGTGCATTCGGGAGGCGCGAGATTCTCAACATCCGCCAGGCCCTGGTTTCGAAGGTGATGGAGTACGAAAAAGACAATGTGTACCAAAAGTATAAAGACAAGGTTGGCGAGATTATCGTGGGCGAGGTTTACCAGATCTGGCGCCGCGAAATCATGGTGCTCGACGACGAAGGCATCGAGCTGATGCTGCCCAAGTCGGAGCAGATTCCCAGCGACTTTTACCGCAAGGGCGACACCATACGGGCTGTTGTGCTCAAGGTGGAAATGAAAAACAACACCCCGCACATCATTCTTTCGCGCACCTCCGAGATCTTTCTGCAGCGCCTGATCGAGGCCGAAGTTCCCGAAGTTTACGACGGCCTGATCACCATTCGCCGCATCGTCCGCGAACCCGGCCAGCGCGCAAAAGTGGCTGTGGAATCGTACGACGACCGCATCGACCCGGTTGGCGCCTGCGTAGGCATGAAAGGTTCACGCATCCACGGTATTGTGAAAGAGCTGCGCAACGAAAACATCGACGTGATCAACTACACCACCAACCCCTCCCTTTTCATCGCACGGGCGCTCAGTCCGGCCAAGATCACCAGCATCCACATTGACGAAGAAAACAAACGTGCCGAGGTGTTCATGCGACCCGATCAGGTGAGCCTGGCAATCGGCAAAGGAGGTTACAACATCAAGCTGGCCGGCAAACTCACCGGCTACGAAATCGACGTGTACCGCGATTCGGATATCGATACCGAAGACGTTGATCTTCAGGAATTTAACGATGAAATCGATCAGTGGATTATTGACCAGCTTAAAGCCATTGGTTGTGATACGGCCAAAAGCGTACTGCAACTCAGTCCGCAAGAATTGGAACAGCGCACCGATCTTGAGATCGAAACCATACACGAAGTCATCCGTATATTGAAAGCCGAGTTCGAATAA
- the rimP gene encoding ribosome assembly cofactor RimP, whose protein sequence is MIDKNQIRQWVTEFLEGTDRFVVDVLIKNDDLIMVFLDSDTQLTIDHCVQVSRMLEGKLDRDVQDFELRVSSAGIDHPLTLARQYRKNINRTVKLTLTDSSELTGIITAADDQGITLTPVVTKKRNRLKQTEKAEPQQIDFSQIKEARVQISFQ, encoded by the coding sequence ATGATTGACAAAAATCAGATCAGGCAGTGGGTCACGGAGTTCCTCGAAGGCACCGACCGTTTTGTGGTGGATGTTTTGATAAAAAACGACGACCTCATCATGGTGTTTTTGGATTCGGACACCCAGCTCACCATTGACCATTGCGTGCAGGTGAGCCGCATGCTTGAGGGCAAGCTCGACCGCGATGTCCAGGACTTTGAGCTCAGGGTATCTTCGGCCGGCATCGACCACCCGCTCACCCTTGCCAGGCAATACCGCAAAAACATCAACCGCACGGTGAAGCTCACCCTGACCGACAGTTCCGAGCTCACAGGCATCATCACTGCAGCCGACGACCAGGGTATTACACTCACACCTGTCGTTACCAAAAAACGCAATCGCCTCAAGCAAACTGAAAAGGCCGAACCGCAGCAGATTGATTTCAGTCAGATCAAAGAAGCAAGAGTACAAATCAGTTTCCAATAA
- a CDS encoding cation:proton antiporter — protein sequence MDVNLLKEAVFIFGASILIFLAFQRFSLPSVLAYMLAGMLLGNSGLGLIKSSHQMDLFAEAGIIFLLFIIGIEFSIKGLLRIGKAVFAGGSLQVGMTVLLVTLTGLAFGLPLPKAVFLSFLIALSSTAIVLKLLQEKGMTTSPHGKLSLAILIFQDIIIIPMILLVPVLAGQGGNIGFELLLMLGKFALVLAALYFLSRTVVPFILDRVIRTRSRELFLLTIVTIIFAVAWLTHELDLSLAIGAFFAGLIISESDYSHQATANVLPFRELFLSFFFVSVGMLLDLSFFAANVPMILALTLLLFLLKSLIVFLSVLILRYPVRTALMAAFALFPVGEFSFLLASIGMRNDLISEEIYQYFLASSIITMGLTPFLLGYAESISDFIIRSLLPRKVRHRLLTFRALRKQHEESLHQELTDHLVIVGYGVNGRNVSRAAAETDIPYIVVELDPDVYKAARAENVPIVFGDAADDVILHHVHLQKARVAVIAISDPQSTKKIITQMRMISETVHIIVRARYVNEIDEILRLGADEVIPEEFETSIEVFTRVLNHYLIPYDKVQSFVSHIRAHNYELLCGKSGGNQCPPHLRLHIPDMVIATLPVQRGGNKIVGKTLRESQLRTRFEVTVLAIRRGQQYLTNISPDTTIETDDMLYLFGHPEKIARVNAFLLLDEVAR from the coding sequence ATGGATGTCAACCTGTTAAAAGAAGCTGTCTTTATTTTCGGTGCTTCTATTCTGATTTTTCTTGCATTTCAGAGGTTCAGCCTGCCCTCGGTGCTTGCTTACATGCTTGCAGGTATGTTGCTGGGAAACAGTGGTTTGGGGCTCATAAAATCGTCCCATCAGATGGACCTCTTTGCCGAGGCCGGGATCATTTTTCTGTTGTTCATCATTGGTATTGAGTTCAGCATCAAGGGCTTACTGCGTATCGGTAAGGCAGTATTTGCTGGCGGCAGTCTTCAGGTGGGAATGACGGTATTGTTGGTCACGCTGACAGGTCTGGCTTTTGGTTTGCCATTGCCAAAGGCTGTGTTTCTAAGTTTTCTTATTGCCTTAAGCAGCACGGCCATCGTGCTTAAGCTTCTGCAGGAGAAAGGGATGACCACCAGTCCGCACGGCAAGCTGTCGCTTGCCATCCTCATCTTTCAGGATATCATCATCATCCCCATGATTTTGCTCGTGCCTGTTCTTGCCGGTCAGGGAGGCAATATCGGTTTTGAGCTTCTGCTGATGCTTGGCAAGTTTGCCCTGGTGCTGGCAGCACTTTATTTTTTGTCACGCACGGTGGTGCCTTTTATTCTGGACAGGGTAATCAGGACGCGCAGCCGCGAGCTGTTTCTGCTAACCATTGTAACGATCATTTTTGCAGTGGCATGGCTCACCCACGAGCTTGATCTTTCGCTTGCCATAGGGGCATTCTTTGCCGGGCTCATCATCAGCGAGTCCGACTACAGCCATCAGGCTACCGCCAATGTGCTGCCATTCAGGGAGTTGTTTCTGAGTTTCTTCTTTGTCTCAGTTGGCATGCTACTCGATCTGAGTTTTTTTGCCGCAAATGTCCCGATGATTCTGGCCCTGACATTGCTGCTTTTTCTGTTAAAGTCGTTGATAGTCTTTCTTTCAGTGCTGATACTTCGTTACCCTGTGCGTACGGCACTGATGGCTGCATTTGCATTGTTTCCGGTGGGAGAGTTTTCGTTTTTGCTCGCTTCAATAGGCATGAGGAATGATTTGATATCCGAAGAAATTTATCAGTATTTTCTGGCTTCGAGCATCATTACCATGGGGTTGACGCCATTTTTGCTCGGGTATGCCGAATCCATAAGCGATTTTATCATCCGTTCGTTGTTGCCGCGAAAAGTGAGACACAGGTTGCTCACATTCAGGGCATTACGCAAGCAACACGAAGAATCGCTGCATCAGGAACTGACAGATCATCTTGTGATTGTAGGTTATGGGGTGAATGGCCGTAATGTGTCGCGGGCTGCTGCCGAAACTGATATTCCGTATATAGTGGTTGAACTCGATCCTGATGTATATAAGGCAGCGCGCGCCGAAAATGTGCCTATTGTTTTTGGTGATGCGGCCGACGATGTCATCCTGCATCATGTTCACCTCCAGAAGGCCAGGGTGGCTGTGATTGCCATATCCGATCCGCAGTCCACCAAGAAAATCATTACCCAGATGCGCATGATTTCCGAAACTGTACATATCATAGTGCGTGCAAGATATGTCAACGAGATAGATGAAATCCTCCGCCTGGGGGCCGACGAGGTTATACCTGAGGAATTTGAAACCTCTATTGAAGTGTTTACCAGGGTATTGAATCATTATCTGATCCCTTACGACAAGGTGCAGTCGTTTGTGAGTCACATCCGGGCACACAACTATGAACTTTTGTGCGGCAAAAGCGGTGGAAATCAATGTCCTCCGCATCTGCGGCTGCACATCCCCGATATGGTGATTGCTACCCTGCCTGTGCAGCGCGGCGGGAATAAGATTGTAGGCAAAACGCTGCGCGAGAGTCAGTTGCGTACCAGGTTTGAAGTAACAGTTCTGGCTATCAGAAGGGGACAACAGTATCTCACAAATATCAGTCCGGACACCACCATCGAAACCGACGATATGCTTTATTTGTTCGGACACCCTGAGAAGATTGCCAGGGTGAATGCGTTTCTTTTGCTCGATGAAGTTGCCCGATGA
- a CDS encoding DUF2723 domain-containing protein — protein MNFKKLNDLVGWIVFGIATLVYFLTLEPTASWWDCGEYIATAYKLQVGHPPGAPLFQMIGRFFSLFAFGNPTQVALMINIMSALSSSLTILFLFWTITLLARKVLMDGGNEQNKVAQYLVLAAGAVGALAYTFTDSFWFSAVEGEVYAMSSFFTALVFWAILRWERVADEPHNYRWLLFIAYLIGLSIGVHMLNLLAIPAVVYVFYFRKFKPTFKGFVLAGIVAVAILGFIMSFVIPQVVNLASKFELFFVNSLGMPFNTGTVIYFVVLISLIVFGLRYTHIKNMPVLNTSILAFMFILIGYSSFFMIIIRSNANTPINENEPNDAISLLAYLNREQYGDWPLLHGQYYNAPVVDYADGSPVYVKDRKSGRYIITDHRRGTKPVYDDRFTTIFPRMWSNQKQSHISIYRQYAKKGIPIRVTKPDGTSEVLYRPTFGENLSFFFGYQLNHMYFRYFMWNFVGRQNDIESQGEIDAGNWISGINAIDKIRLGDQRNLPDSMKNPARARFYFLPLLLGLAGLFWHLKRHAQDTWVVFMLFLLTGIAIVVYLNQTPYQPRERDYAYAGSFYAFAIWIGFGVLWLYEVIEKYLKNKVSAIAVATALSFVVPVVLAAEGWEGHDRSGRYAARDFAKSYMTGCAPDAVIFTNGDNDTFPLWYVQEVENFRTDMRVVNYMLASTDWYVHQMAKKVYDSDPLPLTLTPEQYNKGVNEYIPVLERVQGPVELREAIRFIADERDQTKVPLQSGERINYLPSRKLKITIDKDAVIRSGAVPESMRHLIVDEIVWEVKQNGLDKNDLMLLDFLATSNFERPIYFANPNSVSKVLDVDKYCHLEGVVFRFIPVEAPEYYRNMGGVNAEKSYDVLVNQASWGNLHHDRVTVDRESYRNSALAKQSYMRTAQALINLNRKDSAIKVLDRSLELFPHKKITFDFYMLPWVDLYFDAGAPEKAKEVMRILADRYLQDLEYYNRLTPKFAAYYERQTQEALAVIQRLSDVARSRNLTDFSQELEDALDMQLKKMGM, from the coding sequence ATGAATTTTAAAAAACTTAATGACCTCGTCGGTTGGATTGTTTTTGGCATTGCCACGCTCGTTTATTTTCTGACGCTTGAACCCACCGCAAGCTGGTGGGATTGTGGTGAGTATATTGCCACTGCCTACAAACTTCAGGTGGGGCATCCTCCGGGAGCGCCTCTATTCCAGATGATTGGCAGGTTTTTCAGCCTGTTTGCTTTTGGAAATCCCACACAGGTGGCGCTCATGATCAACATCATGTCGGCATTGTCGAGTAGCCTGACCATCCTGTTTTTATTCTGGACGATTACCCTGCTGGCCCGAAAGGTGCTCATGGATGGCGGCAACGAGCAAAACAAGGTGGCACAATACCTGGTGCTTGCCGCTGGTGCAGTGGGTGCACTGGCTTACACCTTTACCGATTCGTTCTGGTTCTCGGCCGTCGAAGGCGAGGTATATGCCATGTCGTCCTTCTTTACTGCCCTGGTTTTCTGGGCTATCCTCCGTTGGGAAAGGGTGGCCGACGAGCCACACAATTACCGCTGGCTGCTTTTCATTGCTTACCTCATCGGTTTGTCCATCGGGGTGCACATGCTCAACCTGCTTGCCATCCCGGCAGTGGTTTATGTGTTTTATTTCAGGAAGTTTAAACCTACTTTCAAAGGTTTTGTGCTGGCTGGTATTGTAGCAGTGGCTATCCTGGGATTCATCATGAGCTTCGTGATACCACAGGTTGTCAACCTGGCCAGCAAATTTGAACTGTTTTTCGTGAACTCGCTCGGCATGCCCTTCAATACCGGCACGGTCATCTATTTCGTGGTGCTGATTTCGCTCATCGTGTTTGGGCTCAGATACACCCACATCAAAAACATGCCGGTGCTCAACACCTCCATCCTGGCATTCATGTTTATCCTGATCGGATACTCCTCTTTCTTTATGATCATCATCCGTTCCAATGCCAATACCCCCATCAACGAGAATGAACCCAACGATGCCATCTCGCTGCTGGCCTACCTCAACCGGGAACAATACGGCGACTGGCCTTTGCTTCACGGCCAGTACTACAATGCTCCGGTGGTAGATTATGCCGATGGCAGCCCGGTGTATGTGAAAGACCGCAAGAGTGGCCGCTACATTATCACCGACCACCGGCGCGGAACCAAACCGGTTTATGATGATCGGTTTACAACCATTTTCCCCCGCATGTGGAGCAACCAGAAGCAGAGCCACATCAGCATCTACCGGCAATACGCCAAAAAAGGCATACCCATCCGGGTAACCAAACCCGATGGTACGTCGGAGGTGCTTTATCGCCCGACCTTTGGTGAAAATCTGAGCTTTTTCTTTGGTTATCAGCTCAACCACATGTATTTCAGGTACTTCATGTGGAATTTTGTGGGCAGGCAAAACGATATTGAAAGCCAGGGCGAGATAGATGCCGGCAACTGGATCAGTGGCATCAATGCCATTGATAAAATCAGGCTGGGCGACCAGCGCAATCTGCCCGACAGCATGAAAAATCCGGCCCGTGCACGGTTCTATTTTCTTCCCTTGCTGCTGGGTCTTGCCGGCTTATTCTGGCACCTGAAGCGCCATGCACAGGACACCTGGGTGGTATTTATGCTCTTTTTGCTCACCGGGATTGCCATTGTGGTTTACCTGAACCAGACACCCTATCAGCCCCGCGAACGCGATTATGCCTATGCAGGATCGTTTTACGCGTTTGCCATATGGATCGGATTTGGGGTGCTGTGGTTGTATGAGGTCATCGAAAAATACCTGAAAAACAAGGTCTCGGCAATAGCTGTAGCTACTGCCCTCAGTTTCGTGGTTCCGGTGGTGTTGGCAGCCGAAGGCTGGGAAGGCCACGACCGTTCGGGGCGTTACGCTGCGCGCGATTTTGCCAAAAGCTACATGACCGGCTGTGCGCCTGATGCCGTTATTTTTACCAACGGCGACAACGATACCTTCCCCCTCTGGTATGTTCAGGAAGTGGAAAACTTCCGCACCGACATGCGCGTGGTCAACTATATGCTGGCTTCGACCGACTGGTATGTGCATCAGATGGCAAAGAAGGTGTACGACTCGGATCCGCTGCCGCTGACGCTTACGCCGGAACAATATAATAAAGGTGTCAATGAGTACATACCTGTGCTGGAGCGCGTGCAGGGACCGGTGGAACTGCGCGAGGCCATCCGGTTCATTGCCGACGAGCGCGACCAGACCAAAGTGCCACTGCAGAGTGGCGAGCGCATCAATTATCTGCCATCGCGCAAGCTTAAAATTACCATCGACAAGGATGCGGTGATCCGCAGCGGGGCAGTGCCCGAAAGCATGCGCCACCTGATTGTGGACGAAATCGTCTGGGAGGTGAAACAGAACGGTCTGGACAAAAACGACCTGATGCTGCTCGATTTTCTGGCCACGAGCAACTTTGAGCGGCCGATATATTTTGCCAACCCCAACAGTGTGAGCAAAGTGCTCGATGTGGACAAATATTGCCACCTCGAGGGGGTGGTGTTCCGTTTTATTCCTGTGGAAGCCCCTGAATATTACCGCAATATGGGAGGGGTGAATGCAGAAAAATCGTACGATGTGCTTGTGAACCAGGCCAGCTGGGGCAACCTGCATCACGACAGGGTGACCGTTGACCGCGAATCGTACAGAAACTCTGCACTGGCCAAGCAAAGCTACATGCGCACAGCCCAGGCCTTAATCAATCTCAACCGCAAAGACAGCGCCATAAAGGTGCTCGACCGAAGCCTGGAACTTTTCCCGCACAAAAAGATCACCTTCGACTTCTACATGCTGCCCTGGGTGGATCTGTACTTCGATGCAGGAGCTCCCGAAAAGGCCAAAGAGGTAATGCGCATCCTGGCTGACCGCTACCTTCAGGATCTGGAATATTACAACAGGCTGACTCCCAAATTTGCCGCATATTACGAGCGCCAGACCCAGGAAGCGCTGGCCGTCATTCAACGCCTTTCGGATGTGGCCAGGTCAAGGAACCTGACCGACTTCAGCCAGGAACTCGAAGATGCCCTGGATATGCAATTGAAAAAAATGGGAATGTAA